The following are encoded together in the Thunnus maccoyii chromosome 18, fThuMac1.1, whole genome shotgun sequence genome:
- the LOC121883926 gene encoding B-cell receptor CD22-like, whose amino-acid sequence MQTSTVPFIFESKSRNNSSKFQYIGDKHHNCSLKIHHVEHNDGGKYAFRFITDSEQGKWIALRGSTLKVVDLNVSVKKPHGNEMMKEGESVNLICINSCDGINISSAFTWFKNGEPINEGPVLYLSNMSSTSSGNYTCSLKTHTGTTSGVININVEYGPKNTSVSIRPSTEVDVGSNVTLICCSHANPPVENYTWFKIYDNDDIIDVGHQPELHFREFYPGDGGQYLCSATNKHGSQNSSVVMLKMKVSGSTITRDVLIIATIAVLLIVTSVIAIIRKWKTAPKTECEEDIQNAVYVNWSIFHNNQSQEGNQFEGGTVEPIYTAVNFTAIRKSNMEQQMDSHTDEGVIYSRVCRDQLLNPSYIESL is encoded by the exons ATGCAGACATCGACA GTTCCTTTCATATTTGAGAGCAAGTCAAGAAATAATTCCTCAAAATTTCAGTACATTGGTGACAAACATCACAATTgttctttaaaaatacatcacGTGGAGCATAATGATGGAGGAAAATATGCCTTCAGATTTATAACTGACTCTGAACAGGGCAAATGGATTGCGCTACGTGGCTCAACATTAAAAGTTGTTG ATTTGAACGTATCAGTGAAAAAACCTCatggaaatgaaatgatgaaagaaGGCGAGTCTGTGAATCTGATCTGCATAAACAGCTGTGATGGCATCAACATTTCATCTGCTTTCACCTGGTTTAAGAATGGAGAACCCATAAACGAAGGACCTGTACTTTACTTAAGCAACATGTCCTCCACAAGCTCTGGAAACTACACCTGCTCGctaaagacacacacaggaacaacTTCAGGGGTCATAAATATCAATGTTGAAT ATGGCCCTAAGAACACATCAGTGTCTATCAGACCATCAACGGAGGTAGACGTTGGCAGCAATGTCACCCTGATCTGCTGCAGCCATGCAAACCCTCCAGTGGAGAATTATACTTGGTTTAAAAtttatgataatgatgatattaTTGACGTTGGACACCAACCTGAACTTCACTTTAGGGAGTTTTATCCTGGCGATGGTGGCCAGTACCTATGCAGTGCCACCAACAAACATGGAAGTCAAAACTCCTCAGTTGTGATGTTAAAGATGAAAG TGTCTGGGTCAACAATTACCAGAGACGTACTAATTATTGCTACTATTGCTGTACTGCTGATTGTAACCAGTGTTATTGCCATCATAAG aaaatggaaaacagcacCAAAGACAGAGTGTGAGGAGGACATACAG AATGCTGTCTATGTCAACTGGTCCATATTTCACAACAACCAATCACAAGAGGGAAACCAGTTTGAGGGAGGAACAGTAGAGCCCATCTACACAGCTGTTAACTTCACTGCCATAAGAAAATCAAACAT GGAGCAGCAGATGGACTCCCATACTGATGAAGGTGTGATATACAGCAGGGTGTGCAG gGACCAACTCTTGAATCCTTCATATATTGAATCTCTCTGA
- the LOC121884994 gene encoding neuropeptide B-like, with the protein MEMPAKLMFPIVVISVLVACSPTEAWYKQVAGPSYYSVGRASGLLSGIRRSPYVRRAEPDTSNSVFSEITPQSFILKTMPVCIKDITPNLQSCELFQEIKGSFKCKANVFLSVDPSDCAGD; encoded by the exons ATGGAGATGCCTGCTAAACTCATGTTCCCCATCGTGGTGATATCCGTGCTGGTTGCTTGCAGTCCTACGGAGGCATGGTATAAGCAGGTGGCCGGTCCAAGCTACTATTCCGTGGGCAGGGCGTCCGGCTTGCTGTCCGGTATCCGGAGGTCACCGTACGTCAGGAGAGCCGAGCCAGACACGTCCAACAGCGTATTCTCTGAAATAACTCCTCAGAGTTTCATCCTGAAGACAATG CCTGTTTGCATCAAAGACATCACACCAAACCTGCAGAGCTGTGAACTCTTCCAGGAAATCAAGGGTTCATTTAAGTGCAAAGCAAACGTCTTCCTCTCTGTGGACCCCTCAGACTGTGCAGGAGACTGA
- the LOC121884714 gene encoding carcinoembryonic antigen-related cell adhesion molecule 6-like, which produces MLIKHKNLTWTLMLLFLPDVLCNMLKVEYQQQHICAVKGLSAVIQCSFYHTDNLRIKRVQWGRVKNHGSIFDGKVIKTSPRFQYIGDKHHNCSLKIRQVNHDDKGLYTIRFFTSNKKVWRPSKAGPTLKVVDLNILVTKSHGNETVMEGESVNLTCINSCDDINVSSAFTWFKNGEPIREGPVLYLRNMSSTSSGNYTCSLKKHTGTTSRVLNIDVQYGPKNTSVSIRPSPEVDAGSNVTLICSSHANPPVENYTWFKIHDDDDDDIMTVGHEPLFFPGNGGQYLCSATNTHGSQNSSVVTLKMKVFWATATRDILIIAIVAVFLIVTTAVIRLNKKMTWAPTTDCEEDIQNTDYVNWLICYDNQREANQCEGRTTELIYTSVYFKTNRESNMEQRFHSHNDDDEGVVYSTVCRNQQLNPTSITTNICNFLFLFSSLSTQKVQIKEKKNAIEN; this is translated from the exons ATGctcattaaacacaaaaacctGACATGGACACTAATGCTACTGTTTCTGCCTG ACGTTCTCTGCAACATGTTGAAAGTGGAATATCAACAGCAACATATCTGCGCAGTGAAAGGCTTGTCTGCTGTCATACAATGTTCATTTTACCACACTGACAACCTGAGAATAAAGAGAGTCCAGTGGGGTCGTGTAAAGAATCATGGTTCTATTTTTGACGGCAAGGTCATCAAGACCTCCCCAAGATTTCAGTATATCGGTGACAAACATCACAATTGCTCCTTAAAAATACGGCAAGTGaaccatgatgacaaaggaTTATACACCATCAGATTTTTTACTAGCAATAAAAAGGTCTGGAGGCCTAGTAAAGCTGGCCCAACATTAAAGGTTGTTg atttaaatattttggtgaCAAAATCTCATGGAAATGAAACAGTGATGGAAGGCGAGTCTGTGAATCTGACCTGCATAAACAGCTGTGACGACATCAACGTTTCATCTGCTTTCACCTGGTTTAAGAATGGAGAACCCATACGTGAAGGACCTGTGCTTTATTTGAGAAACATGTCTTCTACAAGCTCTGGAAACTACACTTGCTCGCTAAAGAAACACACAGGAACAACTTCAAGAGTCTTAAATATCGATGTTCAAT ATGGCCCAAAGAACACATCAGTGTCTATCAGACCATCGCCAGAGGTAGACGCCGGTAGCAACGTCACCCTGATCTGCAGCAGCCATGCAAACCCCCCAGTGGAGAATTATACTTGGTTTAaaatacatgatgatgatgatgatgatattatgACTGTTGGCCATGAGCCTCTCTTCTTTCCTGGTAATGGTGGCCAGTATTTATGCAGCGCCACCAACACACATGGAAGTCAAAACTCCTCTGTTGTGACGTTAAAGATGAAAG TATTTTGGGCAACAGCTACCAGAGACATACTTATCATTGCtattgttgctgtgtttctcaTTGTGACCACTGCTGTCATAAG gctcaacaaaaaaatgacGTGGGCACCGACGACCGACTGTGAGGAGGACATACAG AATACAGACTACGTCAACTGGCTCATTTGTTACGATAACCAACGGGAGGCAAATCAGTGTGAAGGCAGAACAACAGAACTCATCTATACTTCTGTTTACTTCAAAACCAACAGAGAATCAAACAT GGAGCAGCGGTTTCACTCCCATAATGACGATGATGAAGGTGTGGTTTACAGCACAGTGTGCAG gaACCAACAGTTGAACCCTACAAGTATCACaacaaacatttgtaatttcttgtttttattttcttctctgtcaaCACAGAAGgtacaaataaaagaaaagaaaaatgcaatagAAAATTAA